One genomic region from Salvia hispanica cultivar TCC Black 2014 chromosome 2, UniMelb_Shisp_WGS_1.0, whole genome shotgun sequence encodes:
- the LOC125203749 gene encoding B3 domain-containing protein At2g36080-like has translation MSINHFSTHWWSHPHYTNTHTMDDSISISISPPAKTTTNNDDGDGDGDEEQERLFEKPLTPSDVGKLNRLVIPKQHAEKHFPLSGSESGLLLGFEDEAGKPWRFRYSYWNSSQSYVLTKGWSRFVKEKRLHAGDVVVFARHRFDSGRLFIGWKRGASQPAGWSSRVVYPPQIQQQPLLHFPSHAGAVSGNSKTLRLFGVNLECQTDESDSPMSTQPQPFHQQYHMHQQHDISFSGGNVYRQG, from the exons atgtcaataaatcACTTCTCCACACACTGGTGGTCACACCCACActacacaaacacacacacaatggatgattcaatttcaatttcaatttcaccACCTGCCAAAACCACAACCAACAACGACGACGGCGATGGCGATGGCGACGAGGAGCAGGAGCGGCTGTTCGAGAAGCCGCTGACGCCGAGCGACGTGGGCAAGCTGAACCGCCTGGTTATACCGAAGCAGCACGCGGAGAAGCATTTCCCCTTGAGCGGCAGCGAGAGCGGGTTGCTGCTGGGGTTTGAGGACGAGGCGGGGAAACCGTGGCGTTTTCGCTACTCGTACTGGAACAGCAGCCAGAGCTACGTGCTCACCAAGGGCTGGAGCCGCTTCGTCAAGGAGAAGCGCCTCCACGCCGGGGATGTCGTCGTCTTCGCGCGCCACCGCTTCGACTCCGGCCGCCTCTTCATTGGATGGAAGCGCGGCGCTTCTCAGCCCGCCGGGTGGAGTAGTAGGGTGGTTTATCCACCTCAAATCCAGCAACAACCGCTCCTCCATTTCCCATCTCATGCAG GTGCAGTGAGTGGGAATTCCAAGACGCTGAGGTTGTTTGGAGTGAACTTGGAGTGCCAAACTGACGAATCAGACTCGCCGATGTCCACCCAACCCCAACCATTTCATCAACAATATCacatg CATCAGCAACACGATATCAGTTTCTCAGGAGGAAATGTATATCGGCAAGGATAA
- the LOC125206193 gene encoding uncharacterized protein LOC125206193, which produces MSSDDEFQQLVDREFDELVQEVQREAEEEEEAAAAAFVCPFYHRRTIWRDHVGAHQRLIEDYFGDNPRYPAEIFRRRFRMSQQLFIHIANTLAQQYRCFTLRNDASGRPGLSTYQKCTAAIRQLAYAGPADMFDEYLQLGETTALTALRQFCNCIQAIFGPEYLRKPNADECQRLIDMHGQVHNFPGMMGSIDCMHWEWRNCPVAWKGQFTSGFKGRHPTMILEAVADYRLRIWHAYFGVAGSNNDINVLDSSHLFNDECRGEGPTVRFMANGTQYNRAYYLADGIYPRWPVFVKTIRQPVGPKQSYFAAKQESARKDVERAFGVLQSRWAILRCPVRQWHENDVASIMYACIILHNMIIEDEGYSAENWAPEEGASTSHGVATAPLQMGVPRSDAYLIQRFADMRRETSHTTLQADMVEEVWNCRGGGRRA; this is translated from the coding sequence atgagttcCGACGATGAGTTCCAACAATTGGTGGATAGGGAGTTCGATGAACTCGTTCAAGAGGTGCAACGGGAAgcagaagaggaggaggaggcggcggcggcggcgttcGTTTGCCCGTTCTATCATCGGCGGACCATCTGGCGTGACCATGTCGGGGCACACCAGCGGTTGATAGAAGACTACTTTGGCGATAACCCCCGTTACCCAGCAGAGATTTTCCGTCGCCGCTTCAGAATGTCGCAACAACTATTCATCCATATAGCGAATACATTGGCGCAGCAGTACAGGTGCTTCACATTGCGCAATGATGCTAGCGGCCGACCCGGGTTGTCGACATATCAGAAGTGTACCGCTGCAATTAGGCAGCTTGCCTATGCCGGACCCgctgatatgttcgacgaatacctacaGTTGGGTGAAACAACTGCTCTGACGGCGCTGAGGCAGTTTTGTAATTGTATCCAGGCCATCTTCGGTCCGGAGTATCTACGGAAGCCAAATGCCGATGAGTGCCAGAGATTGATAGATATGCACGGGCAAGTGCATAATTTTCCGGGGATGATGGGCAGCATCGATTGCATGCACTGGGAGTGGAGGAACTGTCCGGTTGCTTGGAAGGGGCAGTTCACGTCTGGATTCAAAGGAAGACACCCAACAATGATACTGGAAGCTGTTGCTGACTACCGACTGCGAATCTGGCATGCCTATTTTGGTGTCGcagggtcgaacaacgacatcaacgtacTAGATTCGTCCCATCTCTTCAATGATGAGTGTCGGGGTGAGGGTCCGACGGTCAGATTCATGGCCAACGGGACGCAGTACAACAGGGCATACTACTTAGccgatgggatataccctcgttGGCCCGTGTTTGTCAAGACGATCCGGCAGCCGGTTGGGCCGAAACAATCCTATTTTGCGGCCAAACAAGAGAGTGCTAGGAAGGACGTTGAGCGTGCTTTTGGTGTCCTCCAATCGCGATGGGCCATTCTTCGGTGCCCGGTTAGACAATGGCACGAAAATGATGTCGCCTccatcatgtatgcatgtatcatattgcacaatatgataatagagGACGAAGGATATTCTGCAGAGAACTGGGCACCGGAAGAGGGTGCTAGTACGAGTCACGGTGTTGCAACCGCCCCACTGCAGATGGGTGTACCGCGTAGTGATGCATACTTGATCCAACGGTTCGCCGATATGCGGAGGGAAACATCACATACGACACTGCAGGCTGATATGGTAGAAGAGGTTTGGAATTGTAGGGGAGGAGGGCGTAGAGCGTGA